A genomic region of Blastocatellia bacterium contains the following coding sequences:
- a CDS encoding enoyl-CoA hydratase/isomerase family protein — METKLVEYRVIDGIAIMELSDPPANTYTYEMMRQFDDAILEARFDDNVHVIIVTGGGDKFFCAGANIRMLADVTPQYKYYFCLHANETLNRLEQTPKLVIAALNGHTVGGGLEIALACDLRIARKDSGKIGLPEVTLGVLPGTGGTQRLSRVIGKSRAIELMVTGRLLTYEEALQIGLINDIFPSDNFLERVIDYARQFVPPAKASKAVGHIKRAVQSGWEMSLHDGLALERELQQLLFQSEDAREGLTAYVEKRKPTFKGR; from the coding sequence ATGGAAACGAAACTCGTTGAGTATCGCGTGATTGACGGGATCGCCATCATGGAGTTGAGCGATCCCCCGGCCAACACATACACGTATGAAATGATGCGCCAGTTCGACGATGCGATTCTGGAGGCGCGGTTTGACGACAATGTGCATGTCATCATCGTCACTGGTGGGGGTGACAAGTTCTTCTGCGCGGGAGCCAACATTCGCATGCTGGCGGACGTGACGCCGCAGTACAAATATTATTTCTGCCTCCATGCCAACGAGACCCTGAACCGGCTGGAGCAAACACCGAAGCTGGTGATCGCGGCGCTCAACGGGCACACCGTCGGCGGAGGATTGGAGATTGCTCTGGCCTGTGATCTGCGCATCGCTCGCAAAGACAGCGGGAAGATCGGCCTGCCCGAAGTGACGTTGGGCGTGTTGCCGGGGACAGGGGGGACCCAGCGCCTCTCGCGCGTCATCGGCAAATCGCGAGCCATCGAGCTGATGGTCACCGGACGGCTTCTCACCTACGAAGAGGCGCTTCAGATCGGTCTCATCAACGACATCTTTCCCAGCGATAACTTCCTGGAGCGGGTGATTGATTATGCGCGACAGTTCGTCCCGCCGGCCAAGGCGAGTAAGGCCGTCGGCCATATCAAACGCGCCGTGCAGTCGGGCTGGGAGATGTCGTTGCATGATGGCCTGGCTCTGGAGCGGGAGTTGCAACAGCTCCTCTTTCAGAGCGAAGACGCCCGCGAAGGGCTCACCGCTTACGTCGAGAAGCGCAAGCCGACCTTCAAAGGGCGCTGA
- the ftsY gene encoding signal recognition particle-docking protein FtsY, with amino-acid sequence MAFWKQKKDDPSAPAGLSDSTPPAPQNEAASRDRSQGLLQRFRQAVARTRQSLSERLQDLVGSRGEIDPASLEYLEEILLGADIGPRTTMELLDRVRSEWERKALTDLSELKQLIKRELLAILTQAWTPTPSSGPLAGAGPESRPRVILIVGVNGTGKTTTIGKLAYRFKSQGQKVLLCGADTFRAAASDQLAIWAERAGVPLIEQQPGTDPAAVLFDSLKSAKARAMDIVIVDTAGRLHTKVNLMAELQKMCRVAAREVPGAPHEVLLVLDAITGQNGLEQARQFTRAVNVTGLILTKLDGTAKGGIIVAIAKELKIPIRWVGIGEGIDDLIEFSPEAYVNSLFEEDASIT; translated from the coding sequence ATGGCCTTCTGGAAGCAAAAAAAAGATGACCCGTCGGCCCCGGCGGGGCTCAGCGACAGCACTCCGCCTGCCCCGCAGAACGAGGCAGCGAGTCGAGATCGCTCGCAGGGTCTTTTGCAGAGATTCCGGCAAGCTGTGGCCCGCACGCGCCAGTCCTTGAGCGAACGGCTTCAGGACCTCGTCGGCAGCCGGGGAGAGATTGATCCCGCTTCGCTCGAATACCTGGAGGAGATTCTGCTTGGCGCCGACATCGGGCCGCGCACGACGATGGAACTGCTGGACCGGGTCCGTTCCGAGTGGGAGAGAAAGGCCCTCACCGACCTGAGCGAACTGAAACAGCTCATTAAACGCGAACTGCTCGCCATTCTCACCCAGGCCTGGACTCCCACCCCCTCCTCGGGACCGCTGGCCGGCGCCGGGCCGGAATCACGTCCCCGCGTCATCCTGATTGTCGGCGTCAACGGGACGGGGAAGACAACGACCATCGGCAAACTGGCATACCGCTTCAAGAGTCAGGGACAGAAGGTGCTCCTCTGCGGCGCGGACACCTTTCGCGCCGCCGCAAGCGATCAACTGGCGATCTGGGCGGAACGGGCCGGCGTTCCGTTGATCGAGCAACAGCCGGGAACCGATCCCGCTGCCGTTCTCTTCGACTCGCTCAAATCCGCCAAGGCGCGCGCGATGGACATCGTGATCGTGGACACTGCCGGACGATTACATACCAAGGTCAATCTCATGGCCGAACTGCAAAAGATGTGTCGCGTGGCCGCTCGGGAAGTCCCGGGTGCCCCTCACGAGGTGCTGCTCGTGCTCGATGCCATCACCGGCCAGAACGGACTCGAACAAGCACGCCAGTTCACCCGCGCCGTCAATGTGACCGGACTCATCCTGACCAAACTCGACGGCACGGCCAAAGGCGGCATTATCGTCGCCATCGCCAAAGAGCTGAAGATCCCCATCCGCTGGGTAGGTATCGGCGAAGGAATTGACGATTTGATCGAGTTCTCCCCCGAGGCCTACGTCAACAGCCTGTTTGAGGAAGACGCCTCAATCACCTGA
- a CDS encoding thioredoxin-like domain-containing protein: MRSVGGRLLIIAAVTAVAALAWAMHQREREKTTMSEVVGKVTAPEFPEGLQWLNTARPLSLRELRGKVVVLDFWTYCCINCMHVIPELKKLEKRFERELVVIGVHSAKFTTEKDTENIRQAILRYEIEHPVVNDSNFLVWRLYGARAWPTIVLIDPQGKIVGQVSGEITAEAFGEIIAQVIRTFDARGQISREPLRFRLEREKVPASVLSFPGKVLADEPSRRLFIADSNHNRIVIVSLDDHSVLDVIGSGEAGLKDGSFDDAMLNHPQGMALDGDMLYIADTENHALRQADLKRRTLTTLAGTGQQARRFLTEGVGTQIELNSPWDVVVHDGRLYIAMAGPHQLWAMDLTTRRLWVHAGSGYEGRIDGPLLEAALAQPSGITTDGKRLYFADSEASAIRAADFDPGGRVETIVGEDLFEFGDRDGTGSRVRLQHPLGVVYHDGVLYVADTYNNKIKKIFPMTRTAVTYLGTGDGGWRDGEKPLFDEPGGLSIAGGKLYIADTNNHVIRVADLKTGIVSTMELKGLEKLRPKANRLASLRDVLRLPEERLAPGRGALVLSLQLPRDHKLAEGAPSQVVLTSDPAEAILFAEGQSSLTITRPQFPLTVPLTIRGQPARLTVDLTVYYCRPGREGLCFFKEARLEVPVSVAADGSTAGASRLALSYTVK, encoded by the coding sequence ATGAGGTCCGTTGGAGGAAGGCTTCTCATCATCGCTGCGGTCACGGCAGTCGCTGCTCTGGCCTGGGCCATGCACCAGCGTGAAAGGGAGAAAACCACCATGTCGGAGGTTGTCGGAAAGGTCACCGCCCCAGAGTTTCCCGAAGGGCTCCAGTGGCTCAACACGGCCCGCCCCCTCTCCTTGCGCGAACTTCGGGGGAAAGTCGTGGTGCTCGATTTCTGGACCTACTGTTGCATCAATTGCATGCACGTCATCCCTGAGCTGAAAAAGCTGGAGAAACGGTTCGAGAGAGAGCTTGTCGTCATTGGAGTCCACTCGGCCAAGTTCACCACCGAGAAAGACACCGAGAATATCCGGCAGGCCATTTTGCGTTACGAGATCGAGCACCCGGTGGTCAATGACAGTAATTTCCTCGTGTGGCGATTGTACGGAGCGCGCGCCTGGCCGACGATTGTGCTCATTGATCCTCAGGGGAAGATCGTCGGTCAGGTTTCGGGCGAGATCACGGCAGAAGCGTTTGGCGAGATCATCGCTCAGGTCATCCGCACATTTGACGCGCGAGGTCAGATTTCCCGCGAGCCGCTACGATTCCGGTTAGAGCGCGAGAAAGTTCCCGCCTCGGTTCTTTCCTTTCCGGGAAAGGTGCTGGCCGACGAGCCATCGCGCCGATTGTTCATCGCCGATTCGAATCACAATCGCATCGTGATCGTTTCTCTGGACGACCATTCGGTCCTCGATGTCATCGGTAGCGGCGAGGCCGGGCTCAAAGATGGATCCTTTGATGACGCCATGCTGAATCATCCTCAGGGGATGGCCCTCGATGGCGATATGCTGTACATTGCCGACACGGAGAATCATGCTCTCCGTCAGGCGGATCTGAAGAGGCGGACGCTCACGACTCTCGCGGGGACGGGGCAGCAGGCGCGTCGGTTTCTGACCGAAGGGGTGGGAACACAGATCGAGCTGAATTCTCCCTGGGATGTGGTCGTGCATGACGGTCGGTTGTACATTGCCATGGCGGGACCGCATCAGCTCTGGGCGATGGATTTGACGACACGTCGGCTGTGGGTTCATGCCGGGAGTGGTTACGAAGGACGCATTGACGGTCCGTTGCTGGAAGCGGCCCTGGCGCAGCCCAGCGGCATCACGACCGATGGAAAGCGCCTCTATTTTGCCGATAGCGAAGCGAGCGCCATTCGCGCCGCCGATTTCGATCCCGGCGGGCGCGTTGAAACGATCGTTGGCGAGGACCTCTTTGAGTTCGGTGACCGGGACGGAACGGGGTCGCGGGTTCGACTCCAGCATCCTCTGGGAGTCGTCTATCATGATGGCGTTCTCTACGTCGCCGACACCTACAACAACAAGATCAAAAAGATATTCCCGATGACGCGGACCGCGGTCACCTATCTCGGCACGGGCGACGGCGGATGGCGCGATGGGGAGAAACCGCTCTTTGATGAACCCGGCGGGTTGAGCATTGCCGGTGGCAAACTCTATATCGCCGATACCAACAATCACGTCATTCGCGTGGCCGATTTGAAGACGGGGATCGTGAGCACGATGGAATTGAAGGGACTGGAGAAGCTTCGCCCGAAGGCGAATCGCCTGGCCAGCCTCCGCGACGTCCTGCGGTTGCCCGAAGAACGGCTTGCGCCGGGACGGGGTGCTCTCGTGCTCTCGCTTCAGCTTCCTCGTGATCACAAACTCGCCGAAGGCGCTCCCTCTCAGGTCGTTCTCACGTCTGATCCGGCGGAGGCGATTCTCTTTGCCGAGGGTCAGTCATCTCTGACGATCACTCGGCCGCAGTTCCCTCTGACGGTTCCCCTCACCATCCGGGGGCAACCGGCGCGGCTGACCGTTGATCTGACGGTTTATTACTGTCGGCCAGGCCGGGAGGGTTTGTGCTTTTTCAAAGAAGCGCGACTGGAAGTTCCCGTCTCGGTTGCGGCGGACGGTTCGACTGCCGGCGCCTCGCGCCTTGCGCTCTCCTACACGGTGAAATAG